The following nucleotide sequence is from Pagrus major chromosome 16, Pma_NU_1.0.
AAAGCGTAAAAAACTCAGTGCAGagattgtgattttgtttcactgaaATCAAGGAGGATTTGATCATAAGAAGCcgaacaaatgtgttttttaaaatgtgcgCCTATGATCCAAAGCCTTCTCTCTCGAGCTCCTCACCATATGTGTAAAATCTGGAAACCTGACACTACTTGAAAAATTGAGATGATCTTAAAGCCAGATATGGACtcaggagggcagaggaggaTCACTGGAGGAATGCAGCCTTTTTGACAACGACCCCTGCCGTCACCTTTTGGCAGAGGCACTTTAGTGTTAGATCCTGAATGTAGGGCAAGACGTCTTAATCATCTTCATTAAATTAGCTCGTCTTTTCACCCcactctcctcttctccctggAAACGTTATTTTGATTCATTCGCCTTCCAAACCGTGTTATATCATCCTGACGCCGGACAAAGAAGCTTTGACATGTTAGCCGTCGTAACCAGTTTAGTTAATAAACTTGGAATTTCAGCGGAGGGATTTCATAATGCGTCAAACTTACTTAGAAGAGCATCCCACGTTAATCGAGTTTTGAGAGGAAGTATTAAGCTTCGTTTGTACCAGGTTGTGCTGTTTTGGCCTTGCTTATTgataaatggaaataaatgaatactaatgaaacatcaaaaacataaacCGACTGCAGCATGTTCTTGGCTCTCGTCAGCTGGCATCAAagtttttggtcattttttgcCTTTCATGGAGCATCTGTCTCGGGTCACAGATTTGGCTTGTTGTCATCGTCTTGGCAGAAATGACGAGCCTGATTTCAAAATGAGTTGTCCGATAATTGGAGGGGGCAGCGACTAGCGCCCTAATAGGACTAGGCGAAAATGAATTAAGTCCTGATCACAGTATATGTGATTTCAATTGTACATTTGGGTTACGGATGCaaattttcagcattttccttATATAGCTTGATAGTTGGCTGCCTAAATCAATTATCGGtttatcatttataataaataaaatatgttggaTGTTTCTCCATTAGAAGCCTGTTTTAACCAATGGCATTATCTATGTTTGACGCAAAATCAGAGTTGGCTACATTAGGGGTTAAAAGACTGTAAACACAAAGTTACttgataataaattaaattacacaaaatatgaCTTCATTTGAATTACGGAGCTCCTATTCAGCTACtggcccaacaaaatccaacccatATTAAGGctactaaatggctaaaatgtcataaaatcaGTTTATATAGAATGTCTTtcggtgttttttttgttttttcttttttagtcaaattacttttaattaaatgcattttctcATACcagcattttgtgttttatttggatatatttgataatcaagtatttgtaatttgtaacaagatactttttgaTTTATTGGTGCCCATGTCTGATTGTCGGTGCgtttttaatctgttaaatTCCAGCAATTgattgtttaatgtttaattattaatatcCCTAATTTGGGGTAGAGTAAATGTTCTAGTAAATCAACTGGAAAATGGTAATAGCGGTGCTGACACACAAATCTGTTGCCTGATTCATCCATGAAAATTGATCAGTTTCATCACCAGAAGCACTGTCACGCTGCTTCCCGTGCCATTTGTGTGACTTTTGATGTTTTGAAGTCTTGCATCGCGACTTTGAAATACACAAAGTAGCCATAGTATAACAAAAAATAGCTAAAGAAAATGGTCTGTACTCATTGAACTTTCATCTCTCCTGCTGCATAGATACATGACTTAATACTGTAGCTTTATGTAGAATAATGGCTGAAATggtattcatttttttttttcctgcggTGAAAAAGTAACATATCCCCACTTGCTGTATGCACTTCACTCCTAGTGGACGCCAGTAGAGGAGGTTGTACCAGAAAAGCGGTCTTTACTGAAGGTCATTACTGGAGCAGATAGTGTCGGAGCAGCCAACAGACTGGCCTGTCACTGTCCAATGTCATGCTGACTTCCTTTTCCATCACCCTTTGGTTCAATCGCAGTTAGGTTCTTGGTTTGTGATTTTAAGACTCAGTTTGTTCATAGCGTGCCATGCTGTGGCTTCTGCATTGCCCTGTGTACagtaaagaaagacaaagatgcAATGATTCGACTAACGAAATGTCTACTCGGGCCTCCTGGAATCATGGGCTTTAAGAGGGCAACCATAGTCTTTTTGgagactttgtaaaataaaactgaaatgataaatCCAAAACTGAATGTCCTCTGTGTTGAAAAACAGTTGTTAATATCATGGTTGATGAGGCTGTCAACCAATCAGTGGCTGTGTCTTAACTAGGCATATGTGTGTGACCCTGCGGTATTGTGGTCATGCAGTTATCGTCACAGCTCTATGAAGAATGCCAtttctctttaaatgttttctctgaACTCATTCTGTGAGGCAGAAAGTGTCTTACTACTCATTTATCTCCTGCTCAATATTCTTGGTAATGAATGTGatgttgtattgtgtgtgtagAGTGTATTTGGCAAATTATTCAGAAACAAGACCACACATCTCACCATATTGTTTTACAAAGCTTGTATGCAACATTACACCCCTTATCTCCTGTTTCTTGGTATTTTTGGCCAACATAGTTTATATTCTGTGTTAGATAACAGGCCACACCTTATATTGCTTTTCCATGATGTCTCACTTTGTGTCTAACTCTGGGCCTCTCTTTTTCCAGGTACGGGAGAAAGTGGCAAGAGCACCTTCATCAAGCAGATGAGGATCATCCATGGAGCCGGGTACTCAGACGAAGATAAGAGAGGTTTCATCCGGCTTGTCTACCAAAACATCTTCACCTCCATGCAGTCCATGATCCGCGCCACTGAGACCCTCAAGATCCCCTACAAATTTGAACAGAACCGGGTAAGGGCTGACCACAGAAGTAAGAGCAGGAAATATTCTTTAAGTCCTGGTGGTCATCAATCCCAGAGTTCCCTTATTCCCTTTATTGTAAAGGTTTCATGGCTGAATTTGGTATATTCTACACTGCATTGTGCTTTCATATTATAACAGGGTGtcttaaaagtcttaaattcatGTATCTAAAATTAAggccttaaaaagtcttaaatacGTCCATATTTTGCATATAGctcttaaattacatttagttaGGTCTTACATATGAACGTTCATTTACCGCTTCCGTCAtcgccttttttgtttttcgtttttgggaaatgtgttggTGAGATTCACAGTTAGCTCCGTGTGTTGTACTTCTTTCTGAAGTATCCAGGAATTTATCGCCGTAAACTTCTTTATTTTTCCGTACTGTTTCGTACTTCGTGTAGGTCTTAAATTTAGTtcaaaaaggtcttaaaaagtcttaaatttgacttgttcaaacctgcagaaaccctgtaTAAGCCTTTGTGAAACACCAAAAGCTCCATGCACAATCAGAAATAGTCTGTACTTTAAGCAAACCTCAGTACACAAGACGTATtcaactctttttgtttttagtatttGTCATAGACATGCCTTTAATACATTCAGATGACTGAAAGTGAACTAGTTAGTGGTGGTGTGGGCACAATACAACTACATAATTATAGTCTATTATTGTAAGCTACAGTGGTTCTCAATTCCAGTCCTCCGAGTCCTGCTGGTCTTTTATTGTGAACCTCTAATTGAGGACCGATTTACACCTGTGATCAAGGTGAATGTAGTCCATTACTCAGTAGGACAGAAATCCACCAGTACGCTCCTTCACAAGGACCAGTGTTTAGAAATACTGGTCCACATTAAGAATGAGCAGCACAGTCACCTAAATATTGAGCAAACAGATGTCATGTTCCAGAAATAACAATGATTGCTACTGTTGCATCCGCAGATGATTTAGAGACCCATATTTATGTAATTTTGAAGAAACATGTTAaattgttgtttgttcacaACCTACATGAGGAAATGCATTACCCAAGAATGTAGATGATTACTTTCTTGGGTAATGCATTTCCTAATGAGAAGACTGAAAATGTAACAACACTAGAACATGGAATAAAATCCagtaatgtaataaaatgtccaGACTGTACTTGtaagcacatttttaatcataattCAATACCGTCCATGTAGGTCATTTGACACTGATTTTAATTCTTGGAAATGCAAAATGTAGGCTTTGTATAGAGTTTGAAATTTACAACAGATGGCAGCAAGTGGTATGTCAGGGCTTGActcttacttttttttctcaaggaGCACTTGTGTTCCTAAATTCAAGATTTAGTAGCTTATAAAGGAtcaaatgatgtgttttttccttaATAAAGGAATATGAGGAGATATTTACAAGCAAAATAGTATAATTTAATTGACAACAATATCTGTTTCAAACTGTGTTGCATTCCCACATATCTTTTGTAAAGTTACATGGTATGAACAGTTAATTGTCTAATGTCTGTCATTTGGATATTGTGAAACCTTTCTTCTTAAGGCATTTTTAAATAGGCACAAATTCTtcattttcatatatataaatgttaatTTGCTCCTCTGTTTTGCCCATTTTATCAACCTCTTAATTTGTGTTGCGTCTCAGTTAGACCAACTGCATGTTTTAGGTCTTTCATGGGAAAAATCTTCAGGTGCATAAGAAGTCTTGCATTTAGTTTGTCTAGCAGAAACATCATCTTTAGAATAAGTAGAAGATGTGGGTGGTTTGGATCAGCCCGCAGGTCCAAACAGACCTACGGCTATCTGAAATATCTTCgctgaaaatgtaaagaaataagtGACTTCAGTCTATTTCTGTTTTCCCTGTCATCTCTCTCAGTGCTCGCTCCCATTCATCACTATCCTCCTTCTGCTCTTTGTCTCACCTTTTCCCTCCCTTGCCTGTGTCTTTCCAGTCTAACGCCATGCTCGTGAAGGAGGTGGACATCGAGAAGATCAACGGGTTCGACCACCCCTACATCGCAGCTATCAAGAGCCTGTGGTCCGACCCAGGGATCCAGGAGGCCTACGACCGCCGCAGAGAGTACCAGCTCTCTGACTCCACTAAATAGTACGTCTCTGTCTGCGTGTGATCTCTGTCTAGGATTTAAGAATGGtatttgtgtgactgtgtgtgacacaatgtgtgtgtgtgcttgtgtaatATTTATGAGGGTATGTCTGTGATCCTGGTTTGGGGAAAATATACTAATTTATCCAGTGTTGTAATTATAACTAACTGTGCTGTTCTCTTATAGGATTGTTTTTCAGTTGATATAAAATCAGAATTTGTAATGATTTCGTTTGGATCCTAAACCTTTAATTTCATGTGTCAGGGAGTTGTTTTTCAGAGTAGGGAGTGTTTGGATGTGTGGTATGTGACAgcttttgtgtgtatgttctgtgtatAATTACCTCAAGGGTTTGTAACATGTGCAGGGCAGGGCAGGGCATTAGTCTTGTGTCCACATGGGATTTGAGATGACAAATTTCAAAATTCACCAGCCTGTTTCACAACTGAGCAAACTCTGCAAGCCAGAAGTATTAGGGCCATTGTTTTTTGGGCTTTTAATTGTTGGTTATTGTTAGAAGTGTCGTGgttctccaaatccacaattAATTTTGTCTTTGAAACAACAACTTGACTTAATCCTGGTGGCTTTCTGTAGATTAGGGTTaggcaagttcaaataatacCCTTTGGGATTCAACAAGAAAAGTAGAAATGCAGTTTGtaacaaagtttgttttctcaaaTCTGTCTGTTGGAGTGACCTTCATACCAGTCAGTTGTTTGTAGAAGTTTCTGGAAGTGCAGCTGCGCTCTTCCAAAGGGTGCCGGATGGGGCAGGGAGGGATCGCAGATACTTCCTTTTGAATTTGAAGATGAAAATCGATCGAAATCATTTCAATCAGTGTTCAGTTTAGAATGGAAATTGTGATTAGGCATGGGACTACATGAAAAACCCATCATCTACTAATTATCAACACATTCTTTAAACTTTCAAATGAACCCTATAATTGCACTAAAGCATACTAGAATGACTTAAAccttacatttttattacatcaCAGATGGGACAcacctttctttttttagtaacaaacaatcaaagaatcttaaataaataatcGTAAAATATAAGGTATATATTGGTTTTTGTAGTATTTACTCCTATCCGAACTTGTTTTTGTGGGTAAACAGTGCGAAAGCCATGCTGTCAGCCATGGTAAAAGGCttaggcaattcaaaataaatcaggaaaccaatataGGATTGTACAACGGCAAGCTAGACAACTTTTTCAAGTCgttcatgtgaggatattctATAACCACGATCCgcaataaaatcttttatcgTTCCATCCCTAACCGTGATGTTTATCTGCAGTATATGATGATACAATTTGTCGGTGCAGTGCAATTTGTTGTCAGTATTCCTCGCAACTGAGGGTTCATACTGTCACAACCAGCTAATAGAGAGCAGAAGAGTGGCTTTAAAGCCACAATCCTGTCTTTGAACTACATGCTGTCATCTGTGAACAGTATTAAAcagataattaacattcaaataATGTTTCAGCTAAGGTTTGTCTTTACTCCCTACAGTTTGGCTGaaaaacaatgattttattttagcttCAGTTGAGCTTTGTGTTTAATGTCTGAATGTCAGTGGTAAGAGATTCACTGACTCTTCACCTCAGATTAAAAGACATTGGCAAGGTGTGTACACTAGTTGTGTGTGCAACACGTTGTAGCCAAATGTACCAGCCTCCTGttctgtggttgtgtgtgtttgtcatagTTACTTTGTAATAAAATGTGACCTCAAGCTAAATGGCCAACAGCACTTGACTCACTTTCTAGTGGCCCCCTGGTTGTGGACTTGCTGTACTACAGTTTGATGTCAGCATTCATGCAGGTGTGCTTGGTATGTTGAGAATATGTCATGATAAAAATGTAagttctgtgtctgtttttgcaagtgtgtgagtgagaaatCATTGAAAATGTCTATTCCACACTGTTGTGATGTATATCTCCAGTTACCTTAGCGATATAGACCGTGTGACTGCGGAGGGATACGTTCCCACCCAGCAGGATGTGCTGAGGGTCCGTGTTCCCACCACGGGTATAATAGAGTACCCGTTTGACCTGGAGAACGTCATCTTCAGGTACCCCCGTGGCACCAGGACTGCAGCATCACCATAGTTAGAGGACAGAAACCACTGATGACTGCCAGGACATTAACACATTACTCAAGCTAGGGCTTATATATGAATTGacccaaaaatataaatttgctAGCTGATTTGTGTAAGTGTTGCTGTCTCAGTAGCGTGCAATTACGACTCAATTACAAACTTGAAAAGCTCACGTCACTACGGGGAAAGATACTCAGCAAGAGCACATTTGTTTGAATAGACCGTGTTGTCctacagagagaaataaagattATGTTGCGCCCGAGGGCCACATTAGTTAACCTGATTAGATATCAGTGGTTTGTGTTCACAATTGTGCTGAGGTTCTGGCTCCAGGATAGACACGAAGGCCAGACGTGCTGCACTGAAGCATGTGGGGAGCAGCCAGATGAAGAAGGATTAGATGGTGATGTCAAAGATTCTCCAGGAACTCGTTAAGAAAATCAGGGAGCTGATTGGGCACGgtttaaaacacaaaggaattttaagtttttatttacatttagaaaaaaagtaTTGGTCCTATTCCTGCTGTCCTTGATATCATACTTGTCCAAACCTTCTTTATCGAATCCAGGTGCTGCCGTCTCTGCTGCTGAGGTCACTGCTACTACTGTCACTGATGCCACCTCACTGTCTGTGACATAATCCACAACCCTACTTGACCTCACTGCAAATTTTGGCAATTAAAAAAGAGAGTCAAGTTAAACACAAAGCCACTTTTTCAAGCTAATCTTACATGGTTTACTGGCAGAGTGTTGGTGGAGCAGTGACACTGACTAACACCCTTTCCTTTCTGAGATGTGGCCTTTTCTGTGAAGCTTCCTCAACAGGACTCATCCACACTTCCTGGAATGGCAGGGGGGTTGCGGTAATTGCCTGTCACGCTTTATATAActgttttcctgtcttttttttctcttttatctctcttttttccccccgcaCCGGCCTGCCTGTAGTTATCTTTCCGATCTGGATCGTATTGCAGATTCCAGCTATCTTCCCACTCAGCAGGATGTGCTCAGGGTGCGCATCCCAACTACAGGAATCATAGAGTACCCATTCGACTTGCAAAGCATCATTTTCAGGTAGAAAGATGCCTGTTTTGGCTCAGACCCTCCTTGTTATGTTGTGAGATCATTAACCCATATGtcatctgatgtgtttttgtccaACGCCCCATTTAACCACATTTTTTGTCCTCCCTCTTAATAGAAAGAACTTGACCAATCATAGAAATTGAAGTCCTCGTAGTCTCCTCCATAGTCCTACACTTTCTTTTACCTCCTGCCACCAACAGCAATCATACCACACATAACACAACCCCCTAATGAACACAAAGTCCTACATTCTGGTGCCCGGTCCCTGTAAATGGGtcacctcctctcttcctcctcctctcctcctttcctctccgGCTGGCAGAAGAAACGAGGTCGTCCTCTCCGCGGTGGAGGAATGTTATTTTGGGCAGCAGGTCCTGCAGGGCCTATATTGGCCCTGGGTCTCTGTGGACCACAGTGGACTGGGCCACCACCAGGAGGCAGCCTTGCATTGTGAATTTGACTAGCTTTCTCAGAGACCATGTTGAATCTGGTCTGGAGGCTTGCTCCTTTGGTCCAGAGGTGCAACAAAGGCCAAAAAGTGAGGGTTTAAATTGTGCTGATGCCATTTATATAATAGTTTGACATCAGATATTCCTGACAGGGAAGATTTTACTGAATCAGTTGTCACAAATGAAGGCTTAATGAAACTGGGACCTTAACTCCCTGACGAGTGAAGGGTGACCTTGTCAAAGAGACCCTCGGGGAAACTGAAACCTTCTGAGAATCCAGTCAGTATTTTAGCCACAATTGCTCTTCATGAATGGTTTCAACGAGTGCCAGCCAAAGTTTTCCTGCCAGTTTTTGCTTCGCAGTATTAGTCCATCTCTTaggactatatatatatatatatatttacttgaGATGTAATTTTCTCAGCTTGTAGCCTCTCATTAGGTTACGTAGCAGTCGTCTTTCTTCCATGAAAAGGATCCCTCTGTCACAGGTGCCCACTGTATCTTTTCATCAACTCTgcctcctgtcctctgtccgTCCTGTCCTTCGTTTTATGttcctccattttcctccaTTTGTCTTCTCCAAGTGCGATTCCAAATAGTCCTTTTTATGTGGTGCTTTATCACGCACACCAGGGAAGGCTGTGAAAGCTGTCTGGTAGAGAAATGAATGACCCTCCACTTTCACTGTATCACATAAACACAAGTACAGGCTGATCTAGTACCAGATGTAATGTTGACTCCTTGTATGACCAGATGGATGCCATTCAATTTAAGAACTCTAGAGCATTTCTTTCCTTCTGAGACTGTTTAGATGCACAAACCAATCTGCTACACAGCTCAGTCATAAAGTTtgaggattttaaaaaaacagtgtcGGAAGTCATATTGCAACCAATGAATACATTTCAAGactcaaatgaaacaaacaaaataaacattcaaaaaagtATAGAAATTATATTAAAGACTGTCCAATATAGGTGTATTTGTAgtttataatgtgtgtgtggcttccTCCGTGTCAAACCATGGCTAGACTTTGTGTAAGGCAGCATTGCATGTAACTCTAAAATGCTTTACAAAAACTGAATCGGTTGTATCCGAAGCACGATCAGGCAGACCCAGAGTGACCACTATCATCAGAAGATCAGTACATCAAGCTTAGATCCCtgagagatagaaaagcaacttcatcacagattcaagatttgcaaaaatgtaaaacgcAATACTCCAATTATCATAAGTAAAGTCAAAAGTATTGTATTCGGAACAAATGCAGAATAGAAGTATCTTGGCGgatggtctcagacttttggactcTTTTGTATACTGAGTTCAGGAGAAGGGCGTGCAATGCAAACTTCTACGGAGAATACCTAATAGCTGTGAAAAGAAACTTACTGCATACAAAATCAGATTCTCATTCATTATGTGTAGAGAAGCTCCAAATAACTGATAACAAATTGTGACATACTAAATCATTTCCTAAACTGAGTGGcattcatttaaaatctgaTCCTTGATCTGTCTTAAATTGAGAATTTCTCATCTTTGTGGTGGCACGCGTGACTCACATACTGAGGACGACAGCATATTCCCACTGCAcatttgtttcttgtttattagttgttttgtctttttgctaAATCTAGAGCTCTGCacatgttttctctcagacCTTCAAAACTTCTGCCTCAGAAGTTGTGAATTTTTATTAATTCTCCTCTTAAGGTGTTGAATCCATcaggtttttttccccaaacaaGTTTGCTTATAATGAAGTTAATAGGACTGCAGAATAGtcctttttcaaacaaatgatcagGACCCAAATGAGACTATATCTTTATATTTGGGTCATGTGCTGAAAATGTTTAAGAAAGATATACACCAGAGAATGTCTTTTGGACaaatctgcaaagaaaaaataGTTCCTCTGCCTTCTACGCCTTTTTTTTAAGCGGGTCATAATTCAGTATGTATGTGAAGTAATAGAATAAACAACCATTGCAATTTAGTAAGACCAATAAGCATATCTTGATGGATTCAAAACTTCTGATAAACAAAGTACTGCCCTTAATGACTGTTGGCAACTGAACATGAACGAGTCCACCATGAGCTATATGCTAATGTTTTTCCCCTTCTTGCCTTCTTCACTTGTCATCTTGCCCTCTTCACCTCCATCCTGCCCTTAGGATGGTGGATGTcgggggtcagaggtcagagaggaggaagtggattCACTGCTTTGAGAACGTCACCTCCATCATGTTTCTCGTGGCGCTGAGCGAGTACGACCAGGTCCTGGTGGAGTCGGACAACGAGGTGGGTGGAC
It contains:
- the gna11b gene encoding guanine nucleotide-binding protein subunit alpha-11b isoform X1, encoding MTLESMMACCLSEEAKESKRINAEIDKQLRRDKRDSRRELKLLLLGTGESGKSTFIKQMRIIHGAGYSDEDKRGFIRLVYQNIFTSMQSMIRATETLKIPYKFEQNRSNAMLVKEVDIEKINGFDHPYIAAIKSLWSDPGIQEAYDRRREYQLSDSTKYYLSDLDRIADSSYLPTQQDVLRVRIPTTGIIEYPFDLQSIIFRMVDVGGQRSERRKWIHCFENVTSIMFLVALSEYDQVLVESDNENRMEESKALFRTIITYPWFQNSSVILFLNKKDLLEEKISYSHLVDYFPEFDGPQRDAQAAREFILKMFVDLNPDSDKIIYSHFTCATDTENIRFVFAAVKDTILQLNLKEYNLV
- the gna11b gene encoding guanine nucleotide-binding protein subunit alpha-11b isoform X2, which translates into the protein MTLESMMACCLSEEAKESKRINAEIDKQLRRDKRDSRRELKLLLLGTGESGKSTFIKQMRIIHGAGYSDEDKRGFIRLVYQNIFTSMQSMIRATETLKIPYKFEQNRSNAMLVKEVDIEKINGFDHPYIAAIKSLWSDPGIQEAYDRRREYQLSDSTKYYLSDIDRVTAEGYVPTQQDVLRVRVPTTGIIEYPFDLENVIFRMVDVGGQRSERRKWIHCFENVTSIMFLVALSEYDQVLVESDNENRMEESKALFRTIITYPWFQNSSVILFLNKKDLLEEKISYSHLVDYFPEFDGPQRDAQAAREFILKMFVDLNPDSDKIIYSHFTCATDTENIRFVFAAVKDTILQLNLKEYNLV